CGGGAGATGGTCCGCGACGGCCGCCGCCGCATCCTGGTCCTCGCCACCAGCGCCTACGCCTCGTACTCGGGCTGCCGCCAGTACCGCGAGAACCTGGCCGACTCGCTCGCCGCCCTGGAAGCCGAGGGCCTGGACCTGCCGGAGGTCGGCAAGCTGCGGCACTACTTCAACCACCCGGGCTTCGTCGAGCCCATGGTCGACGGCGTTGTCCAGTCCCTCGCCTCCCTCCCCGAGGACGTCCGGGACGGCGCGCACATCGCGTTCACCACCCACTCGATCCCGGACTCGGCCGCGGACACCTCCGGCCCCGTCGAGGGACACGGGGACGGCGGCGCCTACGTCAGGCAGCACCTGGACGTCGCCCGGCTGATCGCCGACGCCGTCCGCGAGCGCACGGGCGTCGACCACCCCTGGCAGCTCGTCTACCAGTCCCGCTCCGGCGCCCCGCACATCCCGTGGCTGGAGCCCGACATCTGCGACCACCTGGAAGAGCGGCACGCCGCGGGCGTCCCGGCCGTCGTGATGGCGCCGATCGGTTTCGTCTCCGACCACATGGAGGTCCTGTACGACCTCGACACGGAGGCCAAGGCCAAGGCCGAGGAGCTGGGTCTGCCGGTGCGCCGCTCGGCCACCGTGGGTGACGACCCGAGGTTCGCCGCCGCGATCCGCGACCTCGTCCTGGAGCGGGCCGCCGTGGAGCGGGGCCAGGAGGTCACGCCGTGTGCGCTGGGCGCGCTGGGCCCGAGCCACAACCTCTGCCCGGTGGGCTGCTGCCCGGCCCGCGCCCCGCGCCCCGCCGCCGCGGGTGCCGACAGCCCCTACGCATGAGGAGCCCCGTGACCGACGCCACTCACCTCGAACTGCTCGCGCTCGCCCAGGAGGCCGCACGCCGCGCCGGTGAGCTGCTGCGGGACGGCCGCCCGGCCGACCTCGCCGTGGCCGCCACCAAGTCCAGTCCCATCGACGTGGTGACCGAGATGGACATCGCGGCGGAGAAGCTGATCACCGACCTGATCGCCGACCGGCGCCCCGACGACGGCTTCCTCGGCGAGGAGGGCGCCTCCAGCGAGGGCAGCAGCGGCGTCCGCTGGGTGATCGACCCGCTCGACGGCACGGTGAACTACCTCTACGGCCTGCCCACCTGGGCGGTGTCCATAGCCGCCGAGCGGGACGGCGAGACCGTGGTCGGGGTCGTCGCGGCGCCGATGCGCGGCGAGACGTACCACGCGGTGCTCGGCGGCGGGGCCTGGGCCACCGGAGCGTGGGACGGGGAGCGCAGGCTGGCCTGCCGGCCAACCGCGCCCCTGGAGCAGGCGCTGATCTCCACCGGCTTCAACTACGTCACCGAGGTCCGCGCGCACCAGGCCGAGGTGGCCCGGAGGCTGATCCCGCTCGTGCGGGACGTCCGGCGCAGCGGTTCCGCCGCCGTCGACCTGTGCGACGTCGCCGCCGGCCGGCTCGACGGCTACTACGAGCGCGGGCTGAACGCCTGGGACTACGGCGCGGGGGACCTGATCGCCCGGGAGGCGGGTGTCCTGACCGGAGGACGGCCCTCTGGGCGCCCCTCACGCGATCTGACGGTCGCGGGTACCCCCGGCGTCTTCGAGCCCCTCCAGCGGCTCCTGGAGGACTTCGGCGCCTGGCACGACTGATCCGGCCGATCCGGCTGACACGGCCAGAGACCGACCGGACGGGAGGCCGACCGGTAGGTCGGCGGGAAGGGCGGCCGAGAAGTCGGCCGAACACGAGCGGGCCCCCGGCGCTGGATTCGCCGGGGGCCCGTCGTCGTACGGGTCAGAGGCTTGACGCGCCGACTTCCACACCGTGCTCGGCGGCGAGACGGCGCAGGTCGTCGAGCTCGCCCTGTTCCACCTCGACGAGGAAGTCGTCGCCCTCGTTCCGGGCGCGCGTCAGGTCGGACTCGGTCGCCCTTATGCGCTGCAGAAGTCCTGCGGTGAATGCGTCCATGCTGCGCCCCCTCGTCCTGGGTCGTGGGTCGATGGCACGGGGGTGTGCCGTTCGGAAGGGGCGATCACGTCTCCCATGGGTGCCCAGCGCTGCCCTGCTGGGCGGCGACGGTGCCGGACACCCACGCCCACTCTGCGGAAGCGGACCGCGGCGTACCGCATGGTGCTGCGGCACAAGCAGAGCGTGATCGCGGGGTGTAAACCGTCCTCCCCCCAGTCCCTCCCGCAGAAACCTCAACCGGAAGAGAAAATCTCGTATTCCCTGAGCCGGCGCGGGTACAAGCGGTCGCGCCCGCGGATCCGGCGCTCCGCTGTCGGGACCCCGCCATGCGAACCCGGCGTCCGGAACACGGGCGCCCGCGTGCGAACCCGGCGTCCAGTTCGAGCGGGGGCTCCCGTGGAGGCGGCGTCCCGGTCCACACGGTTCGACGGCAGGCCCGGCGTCCCGGTCCACACGGTTCGACCGCAGGCCCGGCGCCCCGGTCCACACGGTTCGACGGCAGGCCCGGCGTCCCGGTCCACACGGTTCGACCGCAGGCCCGGCGCCCCGGTCCACACGGTTCGACCGCAGGCCCGGCGCCCCGGGTCGATGTGGTCTGTCCCGCAGGCCCGGCGCCCCGGGTCGATGTGGTCTGTCCCGCAGGCCCGGCGCCCCGTTCCCCGCGGCTCGCTCCCGGGCCGCCGCGGAGAACACGGAGGCCGGCCCCGGGGGCGCCCCCGCTGCCGCTCCACCGCCTTACTGCCGACTTATGGCCGAAAAGGGCAGGATGGAGGTCACACACTCCCCGAACATCCCTGCTCGCGCGTGCCCCGAAGCGCTGCGCGGGTGGTCACAGGAAGGACAAGCGACGTGCGCGTACTCGTCGTCGAGGACGAGCAGCTGCTCGCCGATGCGGTGGCCACCGGACTGCGCCGGGAGGCCATGGCCGTCGACGTCGTGTACGACGGTGCGGCCGCCCTGGAGCGCATCGGCGTCAACGACTACGACGTGGTCGTCCTCGACCGCGATTTGCCCCTGGTGCACGGCGACGACGTCTGCCGCAAGATCGTCGAGCTGGGCATGCCCACGCGCGTGCTGATGCTCACGGCCTCCGGCGACGTCAGTGACCGGGTCGAGGGCCTGGAGATCGGCGCCGACGACTACCTCCCCAAGCCCTTCGCCTTCAGCGAGCTGACCGCACGCGTGCGTGCCCTCGGCCGCCGGACGAGCGTCCCGCTGCCGCCCGTCCTGGAGCGCGCCGGGATCAAACTGGACCCCAACCGCCGCGAGGTCTTCCGGGACGGCAAGGAGGTGCAGCTCGCGCCGAAGGAGTTCGCCGTCCTGGAGGTCCTGATGCGCAGCGAGGGCGCCGTCGTCTCCGCCGAGCAGCTCCTGGAGAAGGCCTGGGACGAGAACACCGACCCGTTCACCAACGTGGTGCGCGTGACCGTCATGACCCTGCGCCGCAAGCTGGGGGAGCCGCCCGTCATCGTGACTGTGCCCGGCTCCGGCTACCGGATCTGATCGGCGGTGGCCGCGCACCCGGCGCCTCCCCAGGCGCCCCCGAAGCCCACCTGGGACCCCAGGAAGGCGGCTCCCCCGTTCCCGCTGCTGCGCCCGACCATCCGGATACGGCTCACGCTGCTGTACGGCGGCATGTTCCTGATCGCCGGCATCATGCTGCTGTCGATCATCTACCTGCTCGCCGCGGACGCCATGAACGTGGGCAGTGAACTGCCCTTCAAGATCCTCTCCGGCCAGGTGGCGAGCGAGACCTGCAACTTCCCGGGCTCGCCGACCGCCGCCGAGCTCAACCAGGCCATGAACGCCTGCGTCAACGAGCAGCGCCAGCACGCCCTGGACAACTTGCTCAGCCGCTCCCTGCTCGCCCTCCTCGGTCTCGCCGTGATCGCCTTCGCCTTCGGCTACGCCATGGCCGGCCGGGTGCTCTCGCCGCTCGGGCGGATCACCCGCACCGCCCGCGCGGTGGCCGGTTCGGACCTGTCCCGGCGGATCGAGCTGGACGGCCCGGACGACGAGCTGAAGGAGCTGGCCGACACCTTCGACGACATGCTGGAGCGGCTCCAGCGGGCCTTCACCGCCCAGCAGCGCTTCGTCGGCAACGCCTCCCACGAGCTGAGAACGCCGCTGGCGATCAACCGCACGCTCCTCGAAGTGCACCTGTCCGACCCGAAGGCGCCTGTGGAGCTCCAGCAGCTGGGCAAGACGCTGCTGGCCACCAACGAGCGCAGCGAGCAGCTCGTGGAGGGCCTGCTGCTGCTCGCCCGCAGCGACAACCAGATCGTCGAGCGCAAGCCCGTGGATCTCGCCGAGGTGGCCTCGCAGGCCGTCGACCAGGTGCACGCCGAGGCGGACGCCAAGGGCGTACAGATCCGGGGCACGCGCGAGCCCGCAGTGGTCCAGGGCAACGGCGTCCTGCTGGAGCGGATCGCCCTGAACCTGGTGCAGAACGCCGTCCGGTACAACGTGCCCGAGGGCGGCTGGGTGGAGGTCACCACCGAGGTCCAGCACGGCCAGGCCGTCCTGGTCGTCGCGAACACCGGGCCGGTGGTGCCGGCGTACGAAATCGACAACCTCTTCGAGCCCTTCCGGCGACTGCGCACGGAGCGCACCGGCAGCGACAAGGGTGTCGGGCTGGGCCTGTCCATCGTCCGGTCCGTGGCCCGGGCGCACGGCGGACACATCGCGGCGCGGCCGCGGGAGGGAGGCGGACTGGTGATGCGGGTCACCTTCCCGATCTGAGGGCCCCGACGACACACCCGAGGATGTTCGCTTTGCGCTGAATTCTCGGTGCACCCATCCGGACGTCCCATGTGTGATCGATCACAAAGGCGATTTTCTGGCCATCTACTCTGCGTGATCATGTGAGCTGCCCAAAAGCCCGGAAAATCCGGGTTTTCCAGGGCCTGGATCACGGGAAGTAGACGGGGAGGTCCCTTTGAAGTGCGACATGAGGACCGTGTACGGTCCCGATCGCCATCCAAGCCGATCACTCCTGAGGAGTCCGGTTGGGTGTCGATTGAGTAACAGACCTTGATGTGAGGCAAAATCTCCGCCTCGGGTCGGGCACAAGTCCGGCCTCTCACGCGTTACGTGCGCTGGAGACACTGCAGACACCCGGAGGGGGAGAGCGACATGGCAACCGACTACGACACCCCACGCAAGACCGACGACGACGTCGACTCGGACAGCCTTGAAGAGCTGAAGGCCCGGCGGAACGACAAGTCCGCCTCGTCCGTGGACGTCGACGAGTTCGAGGCCGCAGAGGGCCTGGAACTGCCCGGCGCCGACCTCTCGAACGAGGAGCTGGCGGTCCGCGTACTGCCGAAGCAGCAGGACGAGTTCACCTGCATGAGCTGCTTCCTGGTACACCACCGCAGCCAGCTGGCCCGGGAGAAGAACGGTCAGCCGATCTGCCGCGACTGCGACTGAGGCGGGGTCGGCCGTGACTGGCTCGACCCCCTCTCGGAAGCGCCGCTTCCCCTGGGGAGCGGACTCGGGGCCGTCCGACGGCCTCCACGGCGTGCGTGACGACGAGCGAGGCTCCTCCGACACGGGACCGGTCCCTGCGGAGTCGGCCTCGCTCGAACCGGCCGGTGACCGGGCCGACCTCCCGGTACCGGCTCAGGGCCCCGCTCCCGTCGCCACACGGCGAGCGGCGGTGGTGCGCGACAGGGCCAGGGAGCTGGCCATGGAAGGCGTCCGCAAGGGCGGGCGGCACGCCAAGGCCGGCCTCGGGCACCTCGCCGACCGGCTCATCGAACTCGCCCCGCGGATCCCCGTACGAGACCTGGCGACGCTGCGCAAGCAGTTCCCCGGTCTCGGTCCCGAAGAGCTCGCGGACAAGCTGATCGCCGGCGCGGCGACCGCGTCGGCCACGGTCGGAGCGGGCGTGGGAGCGGCGGCGATGCTTCCCGTGCCGCCCGCGATCCCCGCGGAACTGGCCGCGGAGATCACCGGAGTCGCGGCGATAGAGCTGAAGCTGATCGCCGAGCTCCACGAGGTCTACGGCGTGCGGCCGCCCGGAAGCCTGAAGGACCGCAGTGCGGCCTATCTGAAGTCCTGGTCGGAGGAGCGCGGGGTCGACCCCATGAAGCCGGCCTCGATCAACGCCGCGCTCGGCGCGCCGATGAAGCGCGAACTGCGCCAGCAGATCATGAAGCGCATGGTGCGCAACCTGCCGAACCTGATGCCCTTCATGGTGGGCGCAGCGGTCGGCGCGGTCATGAACCGGCGGGACACCAAGAAGCTCGCCGCGCGGATCCGGGCGGACCTGCGGAAGACGCGGGTGCCCTGGGACCGGCTCACGGAACTGCCGCCGCTGGAGCGGCCCACGGACGCGCTGCCGATGGGCAACGGCCCGGACAAGGAACCCGGCCGCTGACGGGTCGAGGGCGGGGAACTCGCCCCGGCCGGCTAGGCGGCGGCCGCCTCCCGCGCCGTCCTGATCGCCTCCGCCAGCCGCTGCGGCTCACGCGTCGACAGGTACAGGTACGGCGTCGGGTCCGCGGGATCGTTGATCTCGACCCGCACGGCCGTGGGGATGTAGGCGCGCAGCAGCATGAAGGCGCGGGTGTCGGCCTTGTGCGTGCGCCAGGCCCGGGCCTGTTCGGGGCTCAGGATCTCCACCTCGCCCAGCGCCGTGACGGGCACCTTCGCCTCACCCGCGATCAGCGAGCCGCCCACCACGCGGATGCGGACCGAGCCGTACGAACTCGCCGCCACCGCCGCGGTGGCCGTGCCGCCGACCAGACCGCCCAGCAGCGGCAGCGTGCCGAACGGCAACAGGATCAGGGCGAGCGACACCCCGGCCAGGAAGCTGATCAGCCACCAGGAGCGGGGCGCGGTGAGGCGTTCTTCGTACGGGGCCGCGGAGAGCTGCATGACGTCAAGCTTGGCACGCTGTCCGCGCGCAGCCAGGATCAGGGGGGCCAGTGCGCGAGCGCTGACGGGCAGGGCGGTCGTCGGAGGCGGACGGGCGGGTAAGGTCTGCGGCTGTGAGTGGTACATCCCCAGGTCTGACGCCTCCCGCCGACGCGAAGCAGCCGGCGCGGCACGCCGACGCTCCCGCGCCCGGGGAACTCCTCGGCGCGCACTACGACCAGTGCTTCGGCTGCGGCGGCGACCAGCCGCACGGGCTGCACCTGGCGGCGCGGGCGGGCGAAGGGGTGTCGATCACCGCCGAGTTCACCGTACGGCCCGAACACCAGGGTGCCCCCGGCCTCGCGCACGGCGGAGTGCTCGCCACCGCCCTGGACGAGACGCTCGGCTCCCTGAACTGGCTGCTGCGCACCATCGCGGTGACCGGCAGGCTGGAGACCGACTTCGTGCGGCCCGTGCCGGTGGGCACCACGCTGCACCTCGCGGCCGAGGTGACCGCGGTGGCCGGACGGAAGATCTACTCGACCGCCACCGGACGCATCGGCGCCCCCGACGGCCCCGTCGCCGTCCGCGCGGACGCCCTCTTCATCGAGGTCAAGGTCGACCACTTCATCGACCACGGCCGTGAGGAGGAGATCCGGGCCGCGATGGAGGACCCCGACCAGATCCGGCGGGCCCGTGCCTTCGAGGTGAACCCGTGAGCCGCGACCCCGTGGACGTGCTGATCCGGCGCGTCGACCCGGACGTACCGCTTCCGGCGTACGCGCACCCCGGTGACGCGGGTGCCGATCTGCGCACCACCGAGGCCTGTGAACTCGCGCCGGGCGAGCGGACCGTGCTGCCGACGGGGGTGTCTGTCGCGCTGCCCGAGGGGTACGCGGCCTTCGTGCACCCACGTTCCGGTCTCGCCGCCCGCTGCGGTGTCGCCCTCGTGAATGCCCCGGGGACGGTTGATGCCGGGTACCGTGGGGAGATCAAGGTGATCGTGGTGAATCTCGACCCGCGCGAGACCGTGCGGTTCGAGCGCTTCGACCGGATTGCCCAACTGGTCGTCCAGCAGGTCGAGAGGGTCCGCTTCCAGGAGGTGGCGGAGCTTCCCGGCTCGGCGCGGGCCGAGGGGGGCTTCGGGTCCACCGGCGGCCATGCCGCGGTGGGCGACGGGGGCGGCACAAGCGGTCATGCCGCCGTCGGCGGCAAGGCGGGTGGGAATCGATACGCTTCGGTCGTATCCGACCGGGAAGGACAGTGACGTGTTCGGACGTCGCAAGAAGAAGGGTGCCGCCGAGGACGCGGCCGGCGAGGCCGAGCAGGTCGTCGACAGCGTCGACACTGAGGCGGACGACGAGGTCGGTCGTGAGCGGGTGCGGCTGGAGCCGGAGCCGCGGCCCGACGGACCGTGGGACAGCTCCGAGGTGCGCGAGCCGGCCGAGGGCCGGGTCGACCTGGGCGGGCTGCTGGTGCCGGGAGTCGACGGCATGGAGCTGCGGGTCGAGGTCGCGGGGGACGCGATCGTCGCGGCGACCGTCGTGCTGCGGGACAGCGCCATCCAGCTGCAGGCCTTCGCTGCTCCCAAGCGCGAGGGCATCTGGGGCGAGGTGCGTGAGGAGATCGCCGCAGGCATCACGCAGCAGGGCGGCATCGTCGACGAGGTCGAGGGACCGCTCGGCTGGGAGCTGCGGGCCCAGGTACCGGTGCAGCTGCCGGACGGCACGGGCGGCTTCCAGGTCGTCCGGTTCGTCGGTGTGGACGGGCCCCGCTGGTTCCTGCGCGGGGTGATCTCCGGCCAGGGCGCGGTGCAGCCGCAGGCGGCCGGGCTGCTGGAGAACATCTTCCGGGACACGGTCGTGGTCCGCGGCGACGGGCCGATGGCGCCCAGGGACCCCATCGTCCTGAAGCTGCCGAACGACGCGCAGATGGTCCCCGAGGGCGTCCAGCAGGACGACCAGGGCAACTCCCGCTTCTCCGGAGGCATGGGGCAGCTCCAGCGCGGACCGGAGATCACCGAGGTCCGCTGAGACAGGGCAGACGGGCAGAGGGCCGTACCCCGGTGGGTACGGCCCTTTCGCATGGCCGCGCGTGAAACGGGGCGCGGCGCGTCGGGGCGGGCTGCGCGGGGGTCCGGCCCGTCGGAGTGCGCCGCGGCAGCCGCCGTACTCGGGGCCGCGGCTCCGGCGGCCGTCGCGGGGGGCACCGCGAGCAACAGCGTCGGCCTGCTCGGCGTCATCGCCCGCGGGGGCCGGATGACGATCACCGTGGACGGCTGCCCGAGGGGCGGCACCACGAGCTCCGAGGCCTTCTCCACGGCCACGCTGTCACCGATCAACGACACCGACCCGAGCGCCCAGGGCGGGCGCGTCAGGGTTCTGTCAAAGACGTGCTCCTGGCACCCTCGCCGTCCCCTTCCCCCGCACCGTTGGCCGTAGGGTCGACGCTGCGTACGCAGCAGTTGGCGGAAGACGGACAATGAGGCCATGGCACGCGGCAAGTTTCGGATCTACCTCGGTGCGGCACCGGGCGTGGGCAAGACGTACGCGATGCTGTCCGAGGGTCACCGGCGGGTCGAGCGCGGCACGGACTGCGTGGTGGCCTTCGTGGAGCACCACGACCGGCCGCGCACCGAGGTGATGCTGAACGGCCTGGAACACGTCCCCCGCAAGCGCCTGGAGTACCGCGGCGGCACCTTCGCCGAGATGGACGTGGACGCCGTCCTGGCCCGCCGCCCGCAGGTCGCCCTGGTGGACGAACTCGCCCACACCAACGTCCCCGGCTCGCGCAACGCCAAGCGGTGGCAGGACGTCGAGGAACTGCTCGCGGCCGGGATCGACGTGGTCTCCACCGTCAACATCCAGCACCTCGAGTCACTGGGTGACGTCGTGGAGTCCATCACGGGGGTCAGGCAGCGGGAGACCGTGCCCGACGAAGTCGTCCGGCGGGCCGATCAGATCGAGCTTGTCGACATGTCGCCCGAGGCGCTGCGCCGCCGCATGGCGCACGGCAACGTCTACCAGCCGGACAAGGTGGACGCGGCCCTGTCGAACTACTTCCGGCCGGGCAACCTCACCGCCCTGCGTGAGCTGGCGCTGCTGTGGGTGGCGGACCGGGTCGACGAGTACCTGAAGCGCTATCGCAGCGAGCACCGGGTGTCGAGGATCTGGGGCTCGCGGGAGCGGATCGTCGTCGGTCTGACGGGGGGTCCGGAGGGGCGCACGCTGATCCGGCGGGCGGCGCGGCTGGCGGAGAAGGGCGCCGGGGGTGAGGTGCTGGCGGTCTACATAGCGCGCAGCGACGGACTCACGGCCGCCTCGCCCAAGGAACTCGCGGTGCAGCGGGCGCTGGTCGAGGATCTCGGCGGAACCTTCCACCACGTGGTCGGCGACGACATACCGGCCGCGCTGCTGGACTTCGCCCGCGGGGTGAACGCCACCCAGATCGTCCTCGGGTCGTCGCGGCGCAAGACGTGGCAGTACGTCTTCGGACCGGGCGTCGGCGCCACGGTCGCCCGGGAGTCGGGCCCCGACCTGGACGTCCACATCGTCACCCACGACGAGGTCGCCAAGGGGCGCGGACTGCCCGTCGCACGCGGGGCGCGGCTGGGGCGGGCCCGGATCGTCTGGGGCTGGGCCGTCGGCCTCGCCGGTCCCGCGATCCTGGCGGTGCTGCTGACCACCGTCGACCTCGGCCTCGCCAACAACGTGCTGCTGTTCCTGGCGCTGACGGTGGCCGCGGCGCTGCTCGGCGGGCTGCTCCCGGCGCTGGCCGCGGCGGCCGTCGGATCGTTCCTGCTGAACTACTACTTCACCCCGCCCCTGTACCGGCTGACGATCTCCGACTCGAGGAACATCGTCGCGCTGGTGATCTTCGTGGCCGTCGCAGTGTCCGTTGCGTCGGTGGTGGACCTCGCGGCCCGGCGCACCCACCAGGCGGCGCGGCTGCGGGCGGAGTCGGAGATCCTCTCCTTCCTCGCGGGCAACGTGCTGCGCGGCGAGACCAGCCTGGAGGCCCTGCTGGAGCGGGTGCGGGAGACCTTCGGCATGGAGTCGGCCGCGCTGCTGGAGCGTGAGAGCGACGTCGACCCGTGGACCTGCGTGGGCCGAGCCGGTGCCGGCGGGCCGGTGGAACGCCCCGAGGACGCGGACGTGGACGTGCCGGTCGGGGACCACATGGCGCTGGCGCTGACCGGCCGGGTCCTCCCGGCTGAGGACCGCCGGGTGCTGGCCGCGTTCGCCGCACAGGCCGTGGTCGTCCTGGACCGCCGCCGGCTCCAGGAGGAAGCCGACCAGGCCCGCACGCTGGCCGAGGGCAACCGCATGAGGACGGCACTGCTGGCCGCGGTCAGCCACGACCTGCGCACTCCGCTGGCCGGTATCAAGGCGGCCGTCTCCAGCCTGCGGTCCGACGACGTGGCGTGGTCCGAGGAGGACCAGGCGGAACTCCTCGCGGGCATCGAGGAGGGCGCCGACCGCCTGGACCACCTGGTCGGCAACCTGCTCGACATGTCCCGCCTGCAGACCGGCACCGTCACGCCGATCATCCGCGAGGCCGACCTGGACGAGGTCGTCCCGGTGGCGCTCGGCGGCGTGCCCGAGGACAGCGTGGTCCTGGACGTGCCGGAGACGCTGCCGATGGTCCGGGTGGACGCCGGGCTGCTGGAACGGGTGGTCGCCAACGTCGTGGAGAACGCCGTCAAGTACAGCCCGGACGGTACGCCGGTGCTGGTCGCCGCCAGCGCCATCGCCGACCGGGTGGAGTTGCGGGTCGTCGACCGGGGGCCGGGCGTGCCGGACGAGGCCAAGGAGCGGATCTTCGAGCCGTTCCAGCGGTACGGCGACGCCCCGCGCGGGGCCGGGGTCGGCCTCGGCCTCGCGGTCGCCCGGGGCTTCGCCGAGGCGATGGGCGGCACGCTCGACGCCGAGGACACCCCCGGTGGCGGGCTCACCATGGTCCTCACCGTCCCGGCGGGGGCGCGCCCCGAGTTCCTCTCCGTACCCTCAGAAAGGCAGGCCTCATGGTGAGTCCCACTGGGGGTGCTCCCCAGGCCCCCAGAGTGCTCGTGGTCGACGACGAGCCGCAGATAGTGCGCGCCCTCGTGATCAACCTCAGGGCGCGCAAGTACGAGGTCGACGCCGCCCACGACGGAGCGACCGCCCTCGAGCTCGCCGCCGCCCGCCACCCGGACGTGGTGGTGCTCGACCTGGGGCTGCCCGACATGGACGGCGTCGAGGTGATCAGGGGACTGCGCGGCTGGACCCGGGTGCCGATCATCGTGCTGTCGGCCCGGCACTCCTCCGACGAGAAGGTGGAGGCGCTCGACGCGGGCGCCGACGACTACGTCACCAAGCCCTTCGGCATGGACGAACTGCTCGCCCGGCTGCGGGCCGCCGTCCGCCGCGCCGAGCCCGTGGGGAGCGGCGAGGAGGAGGTGCTCGTGGAGACCGACGAGTTCACCGTCGACCTCGCCGCGAAGAAGGTCCACCGGGGCGGCCGGGACGTGCGGCTGACGCCCACCGAGTGGCACCTGCTGGAGGTGCTGGTGCGCAACACCGGCCGACTGGTCAGCCAGAAGCAGCTGTTGCAGGAGGTGTGGGGGCCGTCGTACGGGACGGAGACGAACTACCTGCGCGTCTACATGGCCCAACTCCGCCGCAAGCTGGAGGCCGACCCGTCGCATCCGAAGCACTTCATCACGGAGCCGGGGATGGGTTACCGCTTCGAGAGGTGAGGTGAGGTGAGGGTGAGGCGCGGGGCGGGCCGCGCCGAGGGGGCCGGTTCGGGCCGCGGTACGGGGGTAGGTGACGGGGGTACGTTGCTGTCAGTCACCCCGGTAGGCTTCAGACATGAGTGCTGTTCCTCGTTCCGAAAAGCCGGTGGGCCGGTTCCGGCGCATGCTCGACCGGCTTTCCTCTTCGCAGGAGGACCTGGAGTCCGAGGAGCTGCGGGAGGACGCCGAGACCGCGGGCTGCACCCGCATCGGTGACTGTCATGACCGGCAGATCGTCACGGTTACTGGTACCTTGCGCACGGTCACGCTGCGTCCGCGCGCGGGAGTCCCGGCCCTGGAGGCCGAGCTGTTCGACGGCTCCGCCGCACTGGACGTGGTGTGGCTCGGCAGGCGCTCCATCGTCGGAATAGAACCGGGGCGCAAGCTGATCGCATCGGGCCGGATCTCGATGAGCCGGGGCCGCCGGGTGCTGTTCAACCCCAAGTACGAACTGAGACCCCTCGGACGGGAGTAGCCGGTGACGTCGCTCGACAAGCCGACTGAACACACCGAAGACACGGAGCACGAATCCCGGGCAGTGACGGAGGCCGCGCTGTTCGAGGCCTTCGGCGGCGTGCGGGGCATGATCGAGACGGTGCTGCCCGGCCTCCTCTTCGTGACCATCTACACGATCAACAAGGACCTGCACCTGTCGGCGCTCGCCGCTCTGGGCGTGTCGCTGCTGCTCGTGGTGGTCCGCCTGGCGATGAAGGACACGGTCAAGCACGCCTTCAGCGGCGTCTTCGGCGTGGCCTTCGGTGTCGTCTTCGCGATGATGACCGGCAACGCCAAGGACTTCTACCTGCCGGGCATGCTCTACACGCTGGGCCTGGCGCTGGCGTACATCATCACCACGCTGGCCGGTGTGCCCCTGATCGGCCTGATGCTCGGCCCGGTCTTCAAGGAGAACCTCTCCTGGCGCACCCGCAACCCGGGCCGCAAGAAGGCGTACGCCAAGGCCAGCTGGGCGTGGGGGCTGATCCTGCTCGCCAAGTGCGCGATCCTCTTCCCGTTGTACTGGTGGGCCGACACCACGCAGCTCGGCTGGGTGCTGGTCGCGCTGAAGATCCCGCCCTTCCTGCTGGCGGTGTGGCT
This region of Streptomyces chromofuscus genomic DNA includes:
- a CDS encoding sensor histidine kinase; its protein translation is MARGKFRIYLGAAPGVGKTYAMLSEGHRRVERGTDCVVAFVEHHDRPRTEVMLNGLEHVPRKRLEYRGGTFAEMDVDAVLARRPQVALVDELAHTNVPGSRNAKRWQDVEELLAAGIDVVSTVNIQHLESLGDVVESITGVRQRETVPDEVVRRADQIELVDMSPEALRRRMAHGNVYQPDKVDAALSNYFRPGNLTALRELALLWVADRVDEYLKRYRSEHRVSRIWGSRERIVVGLTGGPEGRTLIRRAARLAEKGAGGEVLAVYIARSDGLTAASPKELAVQRALVEDLGGTFHHVVGDDIPAALLDFARGVNATQIVLGSSRRKTWQYVFGPGVGATVARESGPDLDVHIVTHDEVAKGRGLPVARGARLGRARIVWGWAVGLAGPAILAVLLTTVDLGLANNVLLFLALTVAAALLGGLLPALAAAAVGSFLLNYYFTPPLYRLTISDSRNIVALVIFVAVAVSVASVVDLAARRTHQAARLRAESEILSFLAGNVLRGETSLEALLERVRETFGMESAALLERESDVDPWTCVGRAGAGGPVERPEDADVDVPVGDHMALALTGRVLPAEDRRVLAAFAAQAVVVLDRRRLQEEADQARTLAEGNRMRTALLAAVSHDLRTPLAGIKAAVSSLRSDDVAWSEEDQAELLAGIEEGADRLDHLVGNLLDMSRLQTGTVTPIIREADLDEVVPVALGGVPEDSVVLDVPETLPMVRVDAGLLERVVANVVENAVKYSPDGTPVLVAASAIADRVELRVVDRGPGVPDEAKERIFEPFQRYGDAPRGAGVGLGLAVARGFAEAMGGTLDAEDTPGGGLTMVLTVPAGARPEFLSVPSERQASW
- a CDS encoding response regulator, whose protein sequence is MVSPTGGAPQAPRVLVVDDEPQIVRALVINLRARKYEVDAAHDGATALELAAARHPDVVVLDLGLPDMDGVEVIRGLRGWTRVPIIVLSARHSSDEKVEALDAGADDYVTKPFGMDELLARLRAAVRRAEPVGSGEEEVLVETDEFTVDLAAKKVHRGGRDVRLTPTEWHLLEVLVRNTGRLVSQKQLLQEVWGPSYGTETNYLRVYMAQLRRKLEADPSHPKHFITEPGMGYRFER
- a CDS encoding OB-fold nucleic acid binding domain-containing protein, with the protein product MSAVPRSEKPVGRFRRMLDRLSSSQEDLESEELREDAETAGCTRIGDCHDRQIVTVTGTLRTVTLRPRAGVPALEAELFDGSAALDVVWLGRRSIVGIEPGRKLIASGRISMSRGRRVLFNPKYELRPLGRE
- a CDS encoding DUF3159 domain-containing protein; this encodes MTSLDKPTEHTEDTEHESRAVTEAALFEAFGGVRGMIETVLPGLLFVTIYTINKDLHLSALAALGVSLLLVVVRLAMKDTVKHAFSGVFGVAFGVVFAMMTGNAKDFYLPGMLYTLGLALAYIITTLAGVPLIGLMLGPVFKENLSWRTRNPGRKKAYAKASWAWGLILLAKCAILFPLYWWADTTQLGWVLVALKIPPFLLAVWLTWVFLAKAPPPIDVFAEMEAEEKRLEAEARAGE
- a CDS encoding DUF3710 domain-containing protein, which codes for MFGRRKKKGAAEDAAGEAEQVVDSVDTEADDEVGRERVRLEPEPRPDGPWDSSEVREPAEGRVDLGGLLVPGVDGMELRVEVAGDAIVAATVVLRDSAIQLQAFAAPKREGIWGEVREEIAAGITQQGGIVDEVEGPLGWELRAQVPVQLPDGTGGFQVVRFVGVDGPRWFLRGVISGQGAVQPQAAGLLENIFRDTVVVRGDGPMAPRDPIVLKLPNDAQMVPEGVQQDDQGNSRFSGGMGQLQRGPEITEVR